One genomic window of Aquisalimonas sp. 2447 includes the following:
- the ccoP gene encoding cytochrome-c oxidase, cbb3-type subunit III produces the protein MSSFWNWYIGIIAVANILACVWLIRWTAKKRPDEKAAHETTGHEWDGLTELNNPMPRWWLWLFYATIVFGLIYLVLYPSFGSYQGLLGWSQYSEWEQEVAETEERVAPLFQEYAEIPIPELAGHSDAMQTGRRLFDNNCAVCHGVDGGGRPGFPNIANNVWNWGGEPEQIYKSILDGRRGVMPGLGGALGDEGVEKVAAYTFSLSGRDAPEELVSAGEELYQQRCAACHQADGSGNPAMGAPNLTDDNWIYGGSLEAIKTSIREGRQGVMPAQKDLLGEDRVHVLAAYVYSLSMDERDAEVNGEETADAGGDE, from the coding sequence ATGAGTAGTTTCTGGAACTGGTACATCGGCATCATTGCCGTCGCCAACATTCTGGCCTGTGTCTGGCTGATTCGCTGGACGGCGAAGAAGCGCCCGGACGAAAAGGCGGCGCACGAGACCACCGGTCACGAATGGGACGGGCTCACGGAGCTGAATAATCCCATGCCGCGCTGGTGGCTGTGGTTGTTCTACGCCACCATCGTTTTCGGCCTGATCTACCTGGTGCTGTATCCCAGTTTCGGTAGCTACCAGGGCCTGCTGGGCTGGTCACAGTACAGCGAGTGGGAACAGGAAGTGGCGGAAACCGAGGAACGGGTTGCACCCTTGTTCCAGGAATACGCCGAGATTCCCATACCGGAGCTGGCGGGGCATTCCGACGCCATGCAGACCGGCAGGCGCCTGTTCGACAACAACTGCGCCGTCTGCCACGGCGTGGACGGCGGCGGGCGTCCCGGTTTTCCGAATATCGCCAACAATGTGTGGAACTGGGGCGGCGAGCCCGAGCAGATCTACAAGTCCATTCTCGATGGCCGCCGCGGAGTCATGCCGGGTCTGGGCGGCGCGCTTGGTGATGAGGGCGTGGAGAAGGTGGCGGCATACACCTTCAGCCTCAGTGGCCGCGATGCCCCCGAGGAGCTGGTGAGCGCCGGCGAGGAGCTCTACCAGCAGCGTTGTGCCGCCTGCCATCAGGCGGATGGCAGCGGCAACCCGGCCATGGGCGCACCCAACCTCACCGATGACAACTGGATCTACGGCGGTAGTCTGGAGGCCATCAAGACCTCCATTCGCGAAGGGCGCCAGGGCGTCATGCCGGCGCAGAAGGATCTGCTCGGAGAGGATCGCGTGCACGTGCTCGCGGCGTATGTCTACAGCCTGTCCATGGACGAGCGTGACGCCGAGGTCAACGGCGAGGAAACCGCCGATGCCGGTGGCGATGAATAA
- the ccoN gene encoding cytochrome-c oxidase, cbb3-type subunit I: protein MERTITYNENVVRQFSIMTIVWGVVGMGVGVLIAAQLIWPALNFDVPWLSYGRLRPLHTNAVIFAFGGSALFATSYWVVQRTCQTPLFAPKLASFTFWGWQTVIVLAAITLPLGITQSKEYAELEWPIALLIAVVWVSYAVVFFGTIVKRKVKHIYVANWFYGAFILAVAMLHIVNNLAIPVSLTKSYPVYAGAVDAMVQWWYGHNAVGFFLTAGFLGMMYYFVPKQANRPIYSYRLSIVHFWALISIYMWAGPHHLHYTALPEWAQSLGMVFSLVLLAPSWGGMINGIMTLSGAWYKLRTDPILKFLIVSLSFYGMATFEGPMMSIKTVNALSHYTDWTIGHVHAGALGWVAFITFGAMYFLIPRLYGRETMHSVKAIELHFWIATLGVVLYIAAMWIAGVMQGLMWRAVNEDGTLTYTFMESLVATYPYYLVRLLGGVLFFAGMLIMAWNVWMTTRPAREAATVRTATQEA, encoded by the coding sequence ATGGAACGAACAATCACCTATAACGAAAACGTGGTGCGCCAGTTCAGCATCATGACGATCGTCTGGGGCGTCGTCGGGATGGGCGTGGGGGTGCTGATCGCGGCGCAGCTTATCTGGCCGGCGCTCAACTTCGACGTTCCCTGGCTGAGCTACGGCCGGCTGCGGCCGCTTCACACCAACGCCGTGATCTTTGCCTTCGGGGGGTCCGCGCTGTTTGCCACCTCCTACTGGGTGGTCCAGCGGACCTGCCAGACACCGCTGTTCGCGCCGAAACTGGCGAGTTTCACGTTCTGGGGTTGGCAGACGGTGATCGTGCTCGCAGCCATCACGCTGCCGCTGGGCATTACCCAGAGCAAGGAGTACGCCGAGCTGGAGTGGCCCATCGCGTTGCTCATTGCGGTGGTCTGGGTCTCGTACGCTGTGGTGTTCTTCGGCACCATCGTCAAGCGCAAGGTCAAGCACATCTACGTGGCCAACTGGTTCTACGGTGCCTTCATCCTGGCCGTGGCCATGCTGCACATCGTCAACAACCTGGCCATCCCGGTATCGCTGACCAAGTCCTACCCGGTGTATGCCGGTGCCGTGGATGCCATGGTCCAGTGGTGGTACGGCCATAACGCGGTGGGCTTTTTCCTTACCGCCGGCTTCCTCGGCATGATGTACTACTTCGTGCCCAAGCAGGCCAACCGGCCCATCTACTCCTACCGGCTGTCCATCGTCCACTTCTGGGCGCTGATCTCCATTTACATGTGGGCCGGGCCGCACCACCTGCACTACACAGCACTGCCGGAGTGGGCGCAGTCCCTGGGCATGGTGTTCTCGCTGGTGCTTCTGGCGCCGAGCTGGGGGGGCATGATCAACGGCATCATGACGCTCTCCGGGGCCTGGTACAAACTGCGCACCGACCCGATTCTCAAGTTCCTGATCGTGAGCCTGTCCTTCTACGGCATGGCCACGTTCGAGGGGCCGATGATGTCCATCAAGACGGTCAACGCCCTGTCCCACTACACCGACTGGACCATTGGCCACGTCCATGCGGGCGCGCTGGGCTGGGTGGCATTCATTACTTTCGGTGCCATGTACTTCCTGATCCCCAGGCTCTACGGCCGCGAGACCATGCACAGCGTCAAGGCCATCGAGTTGCATTTCTGGATCGCCACCCTGGGTGTTGTGCTGTACATCGCTGCCATGTGGATCGCCGGGGTGATGCAGGGGTTGATGTGGCGTGCCGTCAACGAGGACGGCACGCTCACCTACACCTTCATGGAGTCCCTGGTGGCGACTTACCCCTACTATCTGGTGCGGCTGCTGGGCGGCGTGCTGTTCTTCGCCGGCATGCTGATCATGGCCTGGAACGTGTGGATGACCACGCGTCCGGCAAGGGAAGCCGCAACGGTCCGCACGGCGACGCAGGAGGCCTGA
- the ccoO gene encoding cytochrome-c oxidase, cbb3-type subunit II produces MSKGHEVVEKNVGVMAVLIIAVLSVAGLVQIVPLFFAAETTQPIEGVEPYEPLEFAGRDIYVREGCYGCHSQMIRPFRAETERYGHYSVAGEFVYDRPFQWGSKRTGPDLARVGGLYSDLWHEIHLLNPRDVVPESNMPAYPWLAERTLDGEQIARRMRAQQRWLGVPYTDEQIENAVDEVDGKTEMEAIIAYLQGLGTAIEHRR; encoded by the coding sequence ATGAGCAAGGGTCATGAGGTAGTCGAGAAGAACGTCGGCGTGATGGCGGTGCTGATCATCGCCGTGCTCAGCGTCGCCGGGCTGGTGCAGATCGTGCCGCTGTTCTTCGCCGCTGAGACCACGCAGCCCATCGAGGGGGTGGAGCCCTACGAGCCGCTGGAGTTCGCCGGCCGTGATATCTACGTCCGCGAGGGCTGCTACGGTTGCCACTCGCAGATGATCCGGCCCTTCCGGGCGGAGACGGAGCGCTACGGGCACTACTCCGTGGCCGGCGAGTTCGTCTATGACCGCCCCTTCCAGTGGGGTTCCAAGCGCACCGGACCGGATCTGGCGCGGGTCGGCGGGCTCTACAGCGACCTGTGGCACGAGATCCACCTGCTCAATCCGCGGGACGTGGTGCCGGAGTCCAACATGCCGGCCTATCCGTGGCTGGCAGAGCGCACGCTGGACGGCGAGCAGATTGCCCGGCGCATGCGTGCCCAGCAGCGCTGGCTCGGGGTGCCTTACACCGACGAGCAGATCGAGAATGCCGTCGACGAAGTCGACGGCAAGACCGAAATGGAAGCCATCATCGCCTACCTCCAGGGGTTGGGCACGGCCATCGAGCACAGGCGCTGA
- a CDS encoding cbb3-type cytochrome c oxidase subunit 3, translating to MDINTVRGLLTLILLILFIGIVFWAFSSRRKKDFEEAARLPLEDEEPAENSDAAARQEHKREGRDHE from the coding sequence ATGGATATCAATACCGTTCGTGGCCTGTTGACGCTGATCCTGCTGATCCTGTTCATCGGGATCGTGTTCTGGGCGTTTAGCAGCCGGCGCAAGAAGGATTTCGAAGAGGCCGCCCGGCTGCCGCTGGAGGACGAGGAACCGGCAGAGAACAGCGACGCCGCGGCAAGGCAAGAGCACAAGCGCGAGGGCAGGGACCATGAGTAG